In Puntigrus tetrazona isolate hp1 unplaced genomic scaffold, ASM1883169v1 S000001111, whole genome shotgun sequence, a single genomic region encodes these proteins:
- the rab27b gene encoding ras-related protein Rab-27B isoform X3, which yields MQCGSGRSIPSSFELKRAEVYTTNSPNGTTGKTFKVHLQLWDTAGQERFRSLTTAFFRDAMGFLLMFDLTSQQSFLNVRNWMSQLQANAYCENPDIVLVGNKADLNDQREVQEKQAKELADKYGIPYFETSAATGAEVDKAVVTLLDLVMKRMEQCVDKPAADTHNTDSSKLDAPAVIEKKCAC from the exons ATGCAGTGCGGCTCAGGCAGATCAATACCATCATCTTTTGAGCTGAAGCGAGCAGAA GTTTATACGACGAACAGCCCCAATGGAACGACGGGGAAGACGTTTAAGGTTCACCTGCAGCTCTGGGACACGGCGGGACAGGAGAG GTTCAGGAGTTTGACCACGGCGTTCTTCAGGGATGCGATGGGATTTCTGCTCATGTTTGATCTGACGAGTCAGCAGAGTTTCCTCAACGTCAGGAACTGGATGA gtcagCTCCAGGCTAATGCGTATTGTGAGAATCCAGATATTGTTCTTGTGGGTAATAAAGCTGATCTGAACGACCAGAGAGAAGTCCAGGAGAAACAAGCAAAGGAACTAGCAGACAAATacgg aattccctacTTCGAGACGAGCGCTGCGACCGGCGCGGAGGTGGACAAGGCCGTGGTCACTCTGCTGGATCTGGTGATGAAGCGCATGGAGCAGTGTGTGGACAAACCGGCGGCggacacacacaacacagacagCAGCAAGCTGGACGCGCCGGCGGTCATCGAGAAGAAGTGTGCGTGTTag
- the rab27b gene encoding ras-related protein Rab-27B isoform X2 produces MTDGDYDYLIKLLALGDSGVGKTTFLYRYTDNKFNPKFITTVGIDFREKRVVYTTNSPNGTTGKTFKVHLQLWDTAGQERFRSLTTAFFRDAMGFLLMFDLTSQQSFLNVRNWMSQLQANAYCENPDIVLVGNKADLNDQREVQEKQAKELADKYGIPYFETSAATGAEVDKAVVTLLDLVMKRMEQCVDKPAADTHNTDSSKLDAPAVIEKKCAC; encoded by the exons ATGACCGATGGAGATTACGACTATCTGATCAAACTCCTGGCTCTCGGGGACTCCGGAGTGGGCAAGACCACCTTCCTCTACCGCTACACCGACAACAAGTTCAACCCCAAATTCATCACCACCGTGGGCATCGATTTCAGGGAAAAGAGAGTG GTTTATACGACGAACAGCCCCAATGGAACGACGGGGAAGACGTTTAAGGTTCACCTGCAGCTCTGGGACACGGCGGGACAGGAGAG GTTCAGGAGTTTGACCACGGCGTTCTTCAGGGATGCGATGGGATTTCTGCTCATGTTTGATCTGACGAGTCAGCAGAGTTTCCTCAACGTCAGGAACTGGATGA gtcagCTCCAGGCTAATGCGTATTGTGAGAATCCAGATATTGTTCTTGTGGGTAATAAAGCTGATCTGAACGACCAGAGAGAAGTCCAGGAGAAACAAGCAAAGGAACTAGCAGACAAATacgg aattccctacTTCGAGACGAGCGCTGCGACCGGCGCGGAGGTGGACAAGGCCGTGGTCACTCTGCTGGATCTGGTGATGAAGCGCATGGAGCAGTGTGTGGACAAACCGGCGGCggacacacacaacacagacagCAGCAAGCTGGACGCGCCGGCGGTCATCGAGAAGAAGTGTGCGTGTTag
- the rab27b gene encoding ras-related protein Rab-27B isoform X1: MFSSSSTMTDGDYDYLIKLLALGDSGVGKTTFLYRYTDNKFNPKFITTVGIDFREKRVVYTTNSPNGTTGKTFKVHLQLWDTAGQERFRSLTTAFFRDAMGFLLMFDLTSQQSFLNVRNWMSQLQANAYCENPDIVLVGNKADLNDQREVQEKQAKELADKYGIPYFETSAATGAEVDKAVVTLLDLVMKRMEQCVDKPAADTHNTDSSKLDAPAVIEKKCAC, from the exons AT GTTCAGCTCCAGCAGCACTATGACCGATGGAGATTACGACTATCTGATCAAACTCCTGGCTCTCGGGGACTCCGGAGTGGGCAAGACCACCTTCCTCTACCGCTACACCGACAACAAGTTCAACCCCAAATTCATCACCACCGTGGGCATCGATTTCAGGGAAAAGAGAGTG GTTTATACGACGAACAGCCCCAATGGAACGACGGGGAAGACGTTTAAGGTTCACCTGCAGCTCTGGGACACGGCGGGACAGGAGAG GTTCAGGAGTTTGACCACGGCGTTCTTCAGGGATGCGATGGGATTTCTGCTCATGTTTGATCTGACGAGTCAGCAGAGTTTCCTCAACGTCAGGAACTGGATGA gtcagCTCCAGGCTAATGCGTATTGTGAGAATCCAGATATTGTTCTTGTGGGTAATAAAGCTGATCTGAACGACCAGAGAGAAGTCCAGGAGAAACAAGCAAAGGAACTAGCAGACAAATacgg aattccctacTTCGAGACGAGCGCTGCGACCGGCGCGGAGGTGGACAAGGCCGTGGTCACTCTGCTGGATCTGGTGATGAAGCGCATGGAGCAGTGTGTGGACAAACCGGCGGCggacacacacaacacagacagCAGCAAGCTGGACGCGCCGGCGGTCATCGAGAAGAAGTGTGCGTGTTag